ATTAGGTATATACATATTATATTTTTCGGCAACAACAGAAGTATTTGAGTTATTATCCATATAGATATTAATATTTTTTTGCTCAAAATAGTCCAATCTATTGGGATAAATGATATTATTTAAAGGTTTATCTGAAAGATATTCAAGGTTATGGGATTTAATTATTTTTTTGCCTATGTTATCAATTGCTCCAGTAAATGCAATACCAAGAGAAATAACATTTAAATTTAGGCTATTTTGGCAATCGATTATTTTAATAATATCAGCCATAATTGAATCTAATTGAGTTTGTAGTTCAAAAAGAGTACCAGGTGTTTTGAAAAAGATATAATTACTAATTTTTTTCCCTTTCTCTTCCATGTGTTTTCTTGCATCAGCAAATATTCCTAAAGTTTCAATTATTTGCTTAAATTGAACGCTGCTGATAGGTGAGAAATTCATGTCGATAATTGATAATTTAATTTGTGCAGCGCCAATAGATACTCCAACCATATGAGCAAAATCAGGATTTATGCATAAACCATCAGAGGTATTTAATACAGATAGTTTTTTTAAGATATCTATGTTATTTGCAACTGTTGGCCATGAAACTTTTAAATTTTCAGATAATGCACTCTTGGAAATTTGTGGTTGACACCTTATGATATTGATTAATTTATTATGTGATTTCAATTGTGAAATTAGTTTCTCCATATAGATACTCCTTTAATGTAGTCAAATAAATGTTTATGCAATAAGTA
This is a stretch of genomic DNA from Marvinbryantia formatexigens DSM 14469. It encodes these proteins:
- a CDS encoding ROK family protein, with product MEKLISQLKSHNKLINIIRCQPQISKSALSENLKVSWPTVANNIDILKKLSVLNTSDGLCINPDFAHMVGVSIGAAQIKLSIIDMNFSPISSVQFKQIIETLGIFADARKHMEEKGKKISNYIFFKTPGTLFELQTQLDSIMADIIKIIDCQNSLNLNVISLGIAFTGAIDNIGKKIIKSHNLEYLSDKPLNNIIYPNRLDYFEQKNINIYMDNNSNTSVVAEKYNMYIPNNINYKYRNKKNILTIYLGAGIGAGMVFNNKLYHGASNFVGELGHLELPTYSNEHFKTIEPCCSCGSCECLDYRIRNDVFEMSKAEFSELDSKAIKEFFATHPEKFEIFSYYLGKVTNLLINLLNLDLIIFTGKFREVADQMWPFLYKQINSNKLSYIANACELKSSSLGATSPSIGVAICAYFDKIKEEIEW